Proteins from a genomic interval of Gossypium hirsutum isolate 1008001.06 chromosome A09, Gossypium_hirsutum_v2.1, whole genome shotgun sequence:
- the LOC107892369 gene encoding putative pentatricopeptide repeat-containing protein At3g01580, translating to MKGREFFINLCKACNDGKSTAKLHSQILKTGFSHDSFLATKLTSLYSNFSSIEQVQKLFDEMPQRTVYLWNSILRAYSKHKKWKKTWVLFKNMISDDKGEENVPDNYTLSTVLKACAELQLHKHGEILHGFLWKHEKIRLDLFVGSALIEFYSKCGEMGDASKVFNEFEKPDVVLWTSMVSGYEQNGYFEKAIAFFSRMVVEEGVHPDRVTLVSLVSACAKLMNLKLGRSVHGFVVRRGFESELSLVNALLNMYAKTGIVKVAENLFRMIEVKDVVTWSSMIGCYSRNGAAVESLNLFNEMINKGCRPNAVTVVSALQACAVACDLDEGRRIHELATKTGFELEVSVSTALIDMYMKCLSPDEAVNVFRKMPGKDVVAWVALLSGYALNGMANKSIGIFKDMLCSGIQPDAVSMVKILASSSELGILHQAECLHGYVTRSGFDNNAFIGASLIELYSKCGSLDYAIKVFEGIIDKDVVLWSAMIAGFGIHGRGEEALKLFHRMVKSSAARPNDVMFVSILSACSHAGLLLQGIEIFHMMVNDYGLHPGSEHYGIVVDLLGRTGELEKAMDIINRMPVPVEPHVWGALLAACRIHHNVEIGEVAAKNLLCLDSNHAGYYILLSNMYGVDGKWGNLAKIRSLIKEKGLKKMIGQSMIGIRNEVHSFVADDKLHPECEKIYELVGQLELILRVQLQHI from the coding sequence ATGAAAGGGAGggaattttttatcaatttatgcAAAGCATGTAACGATGGAAAATCAACAGCAAAATTACATTCACAAATTCTCAAAACTGGGTTTTCCCACGACAGTTTCCTCGCCACAAAGCTCACCTCTTTGTATTCAAACTTCAGTTCCATTGAGCAAGTTCAAAAACTGTTCGATGAAATGCCTCAAAGAACTGTCTATCTGTGGAATTCAATTCTTAGAGCTTAttctaaacataaaaaatggaaaaagactTGGGTTTTATTCAAAAACATGATATCCGATGATAAGGGGGAGGAAAATGTGCCTGATAATTATACTCTCTCTACAGTTTTAAAGGCTTGTGCAGAGCTGCAGTTGCATAAACATGGTGAAATTTTGCATGGTTTTTTGTGGAAACATGAAAAGATAAGATTGGATTTGTTCGTGGGATCTGCGTTAATTGAGTTTTACTCGAAATGTGGTGAAATGGGTGATGCTTCCAAAGTTTTTAATGAGTTTGAGAAACCTGATGTTGTTTTGTGGACTTCAATGGTGAGTGGATATGAGCAGAATGGATATTTTGAGAAGGCTATAGCTTTTTTCTCAAGAATGGTAGTGGAGGAGGGTGTTCATCCAGATCGCGTAACACTTGTTAGTTTAGTTTCTGCCTGCGCAAAGTTGATGAATCTCAAGCTTGGCAGGAGTGTACATGGTTTTGTTGTTAGGAGAGGGTTTGAAAGTGAATTATCTTTGGTTAACGCATTGTTGAATATGTATGCAAAGACAGGTATTGTAAAAGTAGCAGAAAATTTGTTTAGGATGATAGAAGTGAAAGATGTTGTAACATGGAGCTCAATGATTGGTTGCTATTCTCGTAATGGGGCCGCAGTTGAATCATTGAATCTTTTCAATGAAATGATCAACAAGGGATGTCGACCTAATGCAGTTACTGTTGTTAGTGCACTACAAGCCTGTGCGGTTGCTTGCGATTTAGATGAGGGTCGGAGGATCCATGAACTTGCAACTAAGACAGGTTTTGAGCTAGAAGTCTCGGTTTCAACTGCTCTGATCGATATGTACATGAAATGTTTGTCACCTGATGAAGCAGTTAATGTCTTTAGGAAAATGCCTGGGAAAGACGTAGTTGCTTGGGTTGCTTTGTTAAGCGGGTATGCTCTAAACGGGATGGCTAATAAATCTATCGGAATCTTCAAAGATATGCTGTGTAGTGGAATCCAACCTGATGCTGTTTCTATGGTAAAGATTCTTGCTTCTTCTTCAGAGTTAGGTATTCTTCACCAAGCAGAATGCCTCCACGGTTATGTCACTAGAAGCGGCTTCGATAATAATGCTTTTATTGGGGCTTCTCTCATAGAGTTGTACTCGAAATGTGGTAGCTTGGATTATGCAATAAAAGTGTTTGAAGGAATCATAGACAAGGATGTTGTTCTGTGGAGTGCAATGATTGCTGGCTTCGGAATCCACGGAAGAGGCGAAGAAGCATTAAAGTTATTTCACAGGATGGTCAAGAGTTCAGCAGCGAGGCCAAACGATGTAATGTTCGTCTCTATTTTATCTGCATGTAGCCACGCAGGTTTACTTTTGCAGGGGATTGAAATATTCCATATGATGGTAAACGATTATGGACTGCATCCTGGTTCAGAGCATTATGGCATAGTTGTGGATCTCCTTGGCCGTACCGGAGAGTTAGAAAAAGCCATGGACATTATCAACCGAATGCCAGTTCCAGTTGAGCCTCATGTTTGGGGTGCATTACTTGCTGCATGTCGGATTCATCACAACGTTGAGATAGGTGAAGTAGCAGCAAAGAATCTCCTCTGTTTAGATTCTAATCATGCAggttattatattttgttatccaATATGTACGGTGTTGATGGAAAATGGGGTAATTTGGCAAAAATTAGAAGTTTAATAAAGGAGAAGGGGTTAAAGAAGATGATTGGTCAAAGCATGATTGGGATAAGAAACGAAGTTCATAGCTTTGTTGCTGATGATAAACTTCATCCTGAATGTGAGAAGATCTATGAACTTGTAGGACAATTGGAGTTAATTTTGAGAGTGCAACTACAACATATTTAA